ttaaagatcgagagacgagccgacgtctataaacgtccgagcggaaggccgacgagctccgtcgctaaagatcgagagccgcgccgaccggctataaatatccgcgccgtcgagctccgacgttaaagatcgagagacgagccggcgtctataaacgtccgagcggaagagttttaaagaacacttagtTGTGACGaaggaaaaatttcttgccaaaataaAAAGCGAAAGGAACAGAAGATTATCTATTATGCAAGCCAAgaaagtcattacagagataagcagggccgaacggcgggaattcaaaaaaaaaaaaaaaaaaaaaagtttacaaaaacgctcctcacacatcaaaatcaaaaagagcgtcggggatggtgtccatcacgctcgctagatcctcgggggggatggtcagctcggcaggcaggtgacctttggtcttcagatagcccaccgtcgccttgatcgcctcctcgaaagtgagggatatcttgtcggtaaacttctctccgaagtcttccgagcggaggaacgcttTCCTCACTTcatccgagcgggccgactccctctcttggtattccttgagcgcggcgtgggcggCATCACTGGCAGCTTGAAGCTCCTTCAAGTCCCCATCAAATCTCTGGAGATCACctgagcggctctccttctcgatGATCAGCAGGGCGTCCAAATCTTTGATGCGCTGCTCcagccccctgatctccaccttcatgcgaCCCATATCATTGATGGCTTGTTGCTTCCGAGAGGTCGCCGTTTTGATCTCCTTATCCCGTTGTTTGAGCATcgcctcaagccgaacgaccttgctcgtcAAATCGGATGCCCTTTTCCGCTCGGCATCCAGCAGTTTTTGggacttctccagagcggccgtcgactgcccATTATCCCCCGCagctttttattttttcaactcgTCTTCCAGTTCGGCTAATCGATCGCTaatagcgatctgctccacccagttctgccagCAAATGTGCGCAGGTTAAAGAACTTAATTCGAATATGCAAACAAAGAAAAGGAGAACATACCCCGGTGGTCTGCTGGAGGTTGCTGtcaccgagctgcccgggagtcatcttggctattcgacgccgagcatctatccaagcttgtgcgagagggcccgtcagggtaatctgctgctcggggaccactggccgatcagcagcagccatgtacgcctctgaggggaggcgcagaacggtctttattaagttcgagccgctcggctcgctctgagaagtaCCGGCCTTACCGGTGAAtgaggaaggaagctcgcccaaacgcctgatacggcgcaaagttcttgaagggctggaggacggcacctcagagctggccctcggagaaccctgaggggtcggggtactctcgagggaaaccgtcccggacagcaccggtGCACCCACGCCCCGCTCGGGTTGGGGCTCATCAGGTGTAGAGGCAGGGGCGGACTCTGGTCGTCGGCGTTTCCTAGTGcgcagcggcacatcatcggccgaacggccctccacctcaGCTTCAGTGGGAGGTTCTATGTCGTCGGCGGCCTCATCATGAGGGGCGGGGGcgtctgaggcttcggggacagttggtgccccctcaccttcttcgccgaccggatcagccggagcaaggccccgttcggcggcctccttgttcgtcaccgcctcaatctgagcggccttcagtttgagcttctcggtagctttggcgcgccacatgacttcagctgcaggagcaaaaaataaatcagttagaacaaaacaaatgggaagataaggaaacttactcatgctgcagggcagatcggttgtggtagaggacaagccgaatatgtgcattactcccgggaggagtagcttgtcaatatgatagcgctggccgactagccggtcggctgcatgaaggtaggccgcgtcacctctaaatttgccgagctccggttgcgatggcatcgccgtctgccacttggtgcgaaaagttggccgttcgggaaaacgtatatagaaaaaatgctccttccaatgtttgttggagctcgacatattatcaaaaaggacgaaacctatcctagactggaaaacaaaggtgccccactcggcttgcttgggataaaaaaaagtAGTGGAAAGTTTTTGgttctaaggggatgccgttcagtttgaataaaattatcactccgctcagcaacctaatagagttgggaactacctggtcgagcggaatgcggaaataattgcaaacttctaagaaaaacttgtgaggtggaaaacgcagtccggccagaaattggtctcggaagaaaacaacagtgccgggcggcggatcgtgaggccgatcggccggtgtggctaacactatttggtagTCGATCGGCAGGTCATaggctcgagtgaggcgcaaggcgtcctcctcgtcgaaccggctttccatgttcgagtaccaaagacccggagcaccgccggtcggctgcgaggtgctagtcatggtcgacaaATAAGGATACGGGACCAAAAGGGAaagttcaagcaaggaatggagggAAATCGACTGAAGGAGACGATTAGCAGAAAGAAGAAAGCGTCAGGAGCGAGAAAAAGGGTCTTACAAGCGAGGGAGATGGTCGGAAGAAGCCGTATGGTCGCCGGAAAGTCTGAGCACAAGGTCGCCGGCGAAAGGAGGAGCAACAGGTGTCTGGAAACGAGGAGGACGAAATGCGGTGGAAACAGAGTCgagggctttatatcgccgctcGGGAGcaatctccaccgtccgatccaggtcattgatatcgaggttgtcatctagccgtccatttcaaatGGAGGTTGTCCCATTCgaagtgacgcaaccgccatacgctgacaaacgcacgatcgccacgtgtcagccggttactagccgcatttaatgagctcccctttaccgtgcgcagagcacgtgatgggcaGTATGGGAGAACAGCGGACGTGGATtccaagaaaacacaaggcaCAGATCATATCGCCGGACGGATAGATACTGCCGAACGGATAAGCatccttatgcctggccgagcggctaatGCAATGAGCATTGCTCAGTCAGattggcagtccagtcagtcggacttcgtctccttcgactagactcgaggggaaggcaagtgatccggtggtgagAATCCGAaaccccataacgaggggtcaacgccacggggaggtcaaagggcccagtGGCCCGCCGGAGAAGCACGAGCCGATCGGACTTGGAAGAAAGGGACATttggtagtaaaaggcaccctggtagggactagggttccgacgctcaaatgaaaCGGTACataatggccgagcggaaggacgtgccgcccggccggcgcggggaattaaggccgtccggacggcgTTCTTCGCcaggccggccggccggacgtcccggccgggcggtgggtaaaagacgggaacatcttctgacagtcgtcaagtcgtatggctacgccatactcctaatctgacaacggggtgtcctgttgtcccatcgaaggcatgttcggactgtagcagtatggtgtcaggtaagctctctgacaagtgcataccaaggtatgggttgctgacacgtatgcacctcggtggacgtgcattagttccttccccgccctatataaagagcctcttacttctCAAAAGGTACACATAATACAAGCTTggcagccactttttccaccacttacttgacttgagcgtcggagggtcgccgccgggaatcccttcccgactcgacttttgtgcaggatcaccggagcttcgttcgaccaagccggagatccactccatcgactaggatcgcgccacgtgcccagcgtcctttggttaggcgattcggacaggatcaaactacaacaatgctaacaaatggattttacttggtatccacctcacaagaggtgactaatccaaggatccacacactcacgcaccctccactatgaataaactcctttatggtaactaccaaaggcggagaagccctacaatctctctatacaagaagaaagcaaagggaaaaacAAATATAAGAAATCTTACAGGTTTTACAaccgaaaaccctaaccctagcttctccttcttgttgtgttctcgcctcttgacttggatgtctctccaagatccttcaagaactggcgatctgaacctcaGGAgatgctgtggagtcgctggtgaagatcggagatgaatcgtgtaagcgCTCCCGATGGAAtcaaacgcctgcagctataaacgacgccaacggtcggatcccgatcgattggattgctcccaatcgatcggggaggctttggatcgatcaaccgatcgatccagagtgcctctgtgctctctggaatagcctggatcgatcggctgatcgatccagggcttatcgcgcacaaacagcatctctcaatcgatccactctcaatcgatccactgatcgattggacctctggatcgatccacggatcgatccaaaggggttctgttcgtggggactcactcgatcgatcagctgatcgattgggcatgatctaatcgatcggctgatcgatctagatctgctggatcgatcggctgatcgatccagatctgctggatcaatcggctgatcaatccagatctgctagatcaatcagctgatcaatccagatcttggtttttgcccaaaagcaagtccaaagccccctaaaccaacatccagtcaaccatgacttgttggtacataaaacctagcatccggtcacccttgaccagctatgactctctcaccaagtgtctggtcaatccctttgacccacttggacttttcctcatagtgccaagtatccggtcactcccttgacctacttggacttttttcttcctcgtgccaagtatccggtcaattcctttgacctacttggaatttcactagatgtctggtcaaccttggcccatctggatttccccgtgcctagcttcactcaccaggacttcccttttgcctagcttcactcactaggacttctcttctgcctggcttcactcaccaggtctttcacctagcttcactcactaggattttcacctggcttcactcaccaggattttcacctagcttcactcaccaggattttccttttgcctaacatcccagttaggacttcccagtcaagtatctggtcaaccttgacctacttgactcttcttcaaacaacctgatcagaccttgatcagaggggaattgcaccaaccaatctccccaaatgaacaactgcacctgcacttgtccatataatcgaagtcttgtattatcaaacatcgaaacccaaaccaagactcaagcttggtcaaccaggtcaaccttgacctgagggatattgcaccaacaggtggAAGCTCAATACATACAAATTTCCAGTGTTGTCAACTTTGGCTAGAGATATATTAGCAATACCCATTTCCACAGTAGTTTCAGAGGCAACTTTTAGTGTTGGAGGTCGTGTTATTGACAAGTATCGTGCTTCTTTAGCTCCTACAACAGTAGAAATGTTGATGTGCGGTGGAGATTGGTGTCGAAAGCGACATGGAGTGACTAAAAAATCTAAGGTATGATGTTAAAATattttgtttatgttttttttgcttCTAAtcataaaacaaatttaaaaataaatgataCTTTTTATCCTTAGTATTGCAGGTTGAAAAACAACATTTGACAATTGATTTGTCTATAAATAAAGTTGATAATTAGAAGTTGAATGGTTATGTCACGGATTGaggtataaatttaatttttagcaTTTTATATTTTGAGTTTGCTAACGTATTTAatcatttatatattttatttttaaattttgctaaGATTAAAAAGATGAAAGCCTGGAACCGTGGAAGTATAAagcttttttattttctaaagtcTTTGTATTGTTTTGTGTAATATGGAAATGCAATGACAGGTGAACTTTGGATGCAGCAAGAGGAATGGAGAGCTTCTGGGATGGCAGAAGGATGGAGAGCTTTGGAATGGAAGCATGATTGGGTAGCTTTGGAATGTAGTAGAAATGGGGAGCTTCTGGAGTTTGGACTTGGGAGTTTGGGATGCATTAAGAGGAGGCTTCCTGTAATTAGTTTTGTGGCCATTAATCTCATTTtaactcaagttaaacttttattttGTCTATGTTATGATCTTCTGGAGTGAGACTTGAGAATTGGGATTTGGGATATGCATTAAGAGATATGCTTCTAGCATGTGTATCTTATTTTGACTATTATTCTACTTTAATGACTAATCTCATTCtgttttgtatttttattgtGTATAACTGTATATGTTATATGTTGTTTACTTGTTTAGGcttcatttttattttgtatatattATGTGTTGTGTAGTTTTTATtctgttttgtatttatattttgtttatgTTATGAAACCGTTGTGTATTTGTTTTGtggttttatttttgttgtattgCACCTAATTTTAGTTTGAATATAACTAAATTTAGATTCGAATAAAACTCGAACTTAAGACATTTCTAGTTAAAAGTTCGATTATGCTCGAATTAATATTCGAATCGAATTCGAGCTAAAGTTATTAGTAATTTCGAGCTTCGAATCAAATTTGAACATCATATATATATTTCGAGTTCGAATtcgaatattaatatttttatattattcgaTTCGATTCGGTTCGTTTACATCCCTACCTATAATATACTTGGCTAATATTCTTCATCTCCAATAGTTAGCATTTGAGTTGCCTTAAGAATAATATAATTTAGTAGACTCCCTTTGGTGCTTATACCTATTTTTTTTCgagacaaaaaaaaaaggcaTCTTAAATATTACAAATGACGCTTTTTtccttaaataaaaataattaaaaggtcgtttcttcaatatttttattttaaaaatactcttTGATTCAAAGTTGTAATAGAAGCTACAATCTATAAAAATTACAGAGTAACTACTATAATATATTTAGGTTAGGGTTTACAACCtgtaaaaaattactaaaaaaaacTATTCCATTATGTAATTACTATAGGCCTAAACTTGAATAAAATCAAGGTgtccatttatttatttatttttaaaaaaataacactcatttaatatttcttttaattttgtatGTATAACATACAATAATTAAACAGAGTAATTAATCATCAAACTTACTCTAATTAATCATTAACCATTTTTCCTCTCCTAACAATTAACAAACACCCCCTTCCAGTTTTCACCACCTACAATTTAGCAGTCGCAGGACGACAACTCCTCCTTCCACTACTAATCAAAATGCTCTGCTCCATTTCCCGTTCCACTTCCACCGCCGACGCAAATTCCAATTCCACCTCCGATTGGCTCCAACGCCTCCACAGCTCTCGCGGCCTCTCCGTCCCCCTCCATTACCACCTCGATCACTTCCTCTCCTCTGATCTCAACCCCGATCCCCCTACTAACACCAACCCTAATCCTAACCTTCCTGCAATCCTGCCCCCGGAGGCCCTCGACCTGCCTCCCACCGACAGTCCTCTCCCCCGAAAGAAGCACCCGCTTCCCTCTCTCGGAGCCGGACTCGATGAGAGCCAGAAGATCTTCGATCTCGTCGGCGGCGTCCTCGCGGAGCTCTTTGTCATGGAAGGACCGGCCGCGACCAAAACCAAGAAGATCGCCCGGAAGCAGTCCCACCCTAGGGTTTGCATTCCCTCCGTTTCCGCTAGCATCGACGGCTGCCGTGAACCCCCCGCGACCTCCCCTCCCTCCAGCGCGGACAACAGCGTGGCCGAGGCCAAGAATAACCGGACGAAAATGCGCAGAAAGCGGGGCACCGCTAGGGGCTCGACGGACTTGGACTTGTCGGCGTGCTCGAGGACCGATGTAACCGTCATTGATACTAGTCATCCGGGTTGGAAGTCGGAGAAGGTCATCTTTAGGAACGGAATTATGTGGAAGGTCCGGGATAAGAAAGTTTGGAATTTGAACAGGAAGAAGAGAAGGTTGGGTCTTGTGGGGCGATCAGGCAACGAGAAAGAGAAAGAGCAACCTCCTTCTGGACCAAAAATTGCGCCGGCCGAGCTTTCGGTATCACTCCAAGTAAGATaacctaaatttcttttttattcccatttcttcttcttgatggGTCAACAATATTAGATCAAGGTGTTCGTTGTGGTTTAATTCCTCCAACAGTAGTAGCTATCTCAATGTTCCAAATGCATGCGTCCAAGTCATTCCTGGTATCACCTCTAAGATTATAGATATTGGGACACAGTCTTGGGATGAATAGTCCGTATGAGTGGATTATTATTCATCAGTTTGAATTTCAGTACTAGACTAACTAAATTTCTGGTTATGAAGAGTCAATGCAACCATGATTCAAGACAAGAAAAATGTTGCATTCTTAGCTATTATTGTATTCTTTGATGCAGTACAATGTCACATAATGATCTCCTCATACATTAATTGCTTCCGGAAATCTGTAATGTTGTGATACAAGAACATTTGTTGTGGATTACCATCCTCAGTGCTATATTTTTAGGACATTTTTACTTTATGATAAGATAATGGCAGAACCTTATGTATTGTATTGAGACAGCAAAACCATGATTGTGAAATTAGTTTTAGAAATAAGGGAATAGTGATCAAACTTTTTTACTTTTCTTCCAAGAAATATAGGAAAAATTGAAAaggataaataatataaaaattagtACCTACAAACTATACATTAGTTTGTCATATTTTTATGACAAAATCATTCAGCAGCCCTTTACCTTTCTTGTGTATTAAAACAACTGTTAGTGTTTATCTCAACTATGTGTCGTTAAAGGTGCTATTAATCTTCATTGATAGAGAACCTAAATTTTTGTTTATATGTCAGTTCggcatatatttaaaaatttagatatatCCTTTTTGAGTGAATTTTGCTCCACCTACAATGTTTCTTATACACATAGTACTGCACCAAATATTTTAGTTAATGTAACCATTAAAATCTTGTGGTTGTGGTGTGCCTTTCTCTTATCATCAAGTGCAAAACAACTCGCTTCTGTTGTACCATATCTGTGTTAGTGTAATAGGTTTTTTTCAATATAAAAATTCTCCCTATTTTTTTCATGTGGTGTATATAGACCATAAAAAGTGTGTTCCATCACTCCCTGCAACAGCAAGCATTCTTATAGAAAAAACTACTGACAATTCCGTATTGATAGTAAGACTAAACACAGCCATCTCTTTTTGATGCATGGATCTGCAACCAAACTAGATTAACTATAAGCACCTGAAGGGAGAAATTTTTATCTTATCTATGTTGATAACACCATAGAGTAAAAAAAATGTATACTATCCAACATCTTCCATGTGAACCGTAAACTAGGAACTTGGTATCTTAAGTATTTTATGTTGGCATAAAGTTCTTTTCCTTGCATGGACTTGGCTTGCTTTCTTGCTCTCTTTTCATCTATTTCCTATATGCTTCTTCTTAACCGATTGCTAGTTTGGGTAGCATACTTTTAAACTTGCATTTTTGCTTGGTGGAGGCTTTAAGAAGCCAGAAGCCAATCTGCCAATGTAAAAGTCAAACAAGTTAGTATACTATTTTATCTTTCTGTGAGTATTTTAAATATGATGAACATAAATTCACCTCTGATTCATTATTACAAATACATATGCCAAATCCTGACCAGTCAAATGTATGGTTTGCTTGTCTACCAGACTTAAAAATGGACAAGCATAGTTAAGATCAACAGAAGGTCCAACTGGACTTTCATTATTAACTGGACATTCTAAATCATGCTGATATGTAGGATCAATAATATAAGCCTGTTAAACTGGACACCTAGTGCtaacttacaaaaaaaaaagaagaaaagaatataAGCCTGTTTGGAGGCCACTTGAGATCATGTATCAATTCTCAGAAGATGGAAGAGGGAAGTTGTTGGGTGATTTATGCTTCCACGGTACTTCAGATAGGATACCACTGTAACATACAAAATTGGATGCAATTTAAGAATATTCTATAGTTATCTTTTGTAACAAGTTTCTATTATCATCACCATCATTAGGCTATGATTGTCCCAACTATTTGGAGTTAACCTGATGGATCTTATCCCtccattaaattttatataaagacTATAACACCATTAATAATTGAACGACGAGCTAACCATATCCTAACGTGGTTAAGACTCTTGCTCATAGAGTTTACATAATATTGATGGTGTTTGTCAAGGTTTATTGCAACTTTCAACTTTTTATATTTGGACATTGGACTTACATTGGAGGTTTTATCATTTATGGCGGAACATGATCATCAAAGTTTTTTCATGAGGGCTTGAGTTTGATATTGACGAGTTTATGACTTGTGAGGTTTGTGCCTTCTCTACTGGGAACTTCCTACAAGGATGGTAACCTTATAAATGTATCTTATTAAATCATCAAAGTCATTGCTTAGGGGAGAAAAGAGCTAATGTGTTATATGGAGTGCATATATGACCAGCTGAGCATGTGCAAGTTTATTAAAACATATAACATCGATGATGACTAGTATTAGTCAGTGAAAGAGACTAGGGAGTACTACAATATCTCTTCAGGATCCCAAATCCTATAAACTTGGTCTAACTCCTGCAGAGGACTTATAATAATTTGATCCATAGGACATAGGGGCGGACTCCCTATAACATCTTTTTCGATTAGAATCAATTACATTTATTATGACAGTTAATGTTATCTTACTTATTGCCCTAGTGCAGATTGCCTTTTTTAGTTTTCTAAACATTTAAGGATTGAGTGGCGAATTAGcagatgattttttttaatggacGGTTGATCGAAGAACGTTGAACGGGTTGTTCGCGCTTTTGGATTTATCCTAGTGATGAATGAGAAATTTTGGTGAGACCAAACCTGTCATTTCtaagattattaaaaaaaaaatactacttctctttcttttggtagataaaaaattgttttttaaaaaatgtaaaatccatCATAAGCCTTGGGCAATGCTAGTGTATGCATGCACTCTTTCGTTTGATGACACAATGAATGTTGATTACATTTGCAGGGCCAGGCATGTCAGGTTGATATCTAGTTGGCTATCGTACTGCTAATTGCAAATGCACAATGGATGGTTTAGTATTTTGCCCATTCCATGTTATAGTCAACAAAAGTTGTAAACTGAGATAATATTATGGCTCTGGCTGGTCAAATTTCCCTATCTAAAGCTATGTTCGATAATTGCATATTATATTTTAGCTTTGCCCACTGACTACTGTGCAGCAGTAGTGCTTCTATGTAGTGACATTTTCCTCTCGAAATGATAAACATGGGATGTTGGATTGTTGGTCGTCCACAAACAATTCCAGATTTATTTTGATGTGCTGAAttggtaaaaaataaataaaatatattttagctTTTGCAGTTCTGCTTCCGGTTACATCCTCGATGC
This DNA window, taken from Zingiber officinale cultivar Zhangliang unplaced genomic scaffold, Zo_v1.1 ctg130, whole genome shotgun sequence, encodes the following:
- the LOC122036017 gene encoding uncharacterized protein LOC122036017 — encoded protein: MLCSISRSTSTADANSNSTSDWLQRLHSSRGLSVPLHYHLDHFLSSDLNPDPPTNTNPNPNLPAILPPEALDLPPTDSPLPRKKHPLPSLGAGLDESQKIFDLVGGVLAELFVMEGPAATKTKKIARKQSHPRVCIPSVSASIDGCREPPATSPPSSADNSVAEAKNNRTKMRRKRGTARGSTDLDLSACSRTDVTVIDTSHPGWKSEKVIFRNGIMWKVRDKKVWNLNRKKRRLGLVGRSGNEKEKEQPPSGPKIAPAELSVSLQGQACQVDI